In Allomuricauda ruestringensis DSM 13258, the following proteins share a genomic window:
- a CDS encoding YceD family protein, whose protein sequence is MMKLKEFFIPFSGLKLGKHKFVYEIDDAFFESFDYQEFNGVSVHISAVLEKMSTMMELQIEAEGTINVDCDLTGEPFDQPIDSSLKLVVKFGEEYNDEDDEILIIPHGEHQFNIAQYIYEMLVLAVPQKRVHPGVEDGTLQSDILDKLEELQPKEHTKSSEKTDPRWDDLKKLLTDK, encoded by the coding sequence TTTTTTATCCCTTTTTCAGGTCTGAAGTTGGGGAAACATAAATTTGTGTACGAGATTGATGATGCGTTCTTTGAATCTTTTGACTACCAAGAATTTAACGGAGTTTCCGTTCATATAAGTGCCGTTTTGGAAAAAATGAGCACCATGATGGAACTTCAGATTGAAGCGGAGGGTACCATAAATGTGGATTGTGATTTGACAGGCGAACCTTTTGACCAGCCTATCGATTCCAGTTTAAAACTGGTCGTCAAGTTTGGCGAAGAGTACAACGATGAAGACGATGAAATCTTGATCATACCACATGGAGAGCACCAGTTTAACATAGCACAGTACATATATGAAATGTTAGTGCTTGCCGTTCCCCAAAAAAGGGTCCACCCCGGAGTTGAGGACGGAACGCTGCAATCGGACATCTTGGACAAGCTGGAAGAATTACAGCCAAAAGAGCATACGAAATCATCAGAAAAAACAGATCCCAGATGGGACGATTTAAAAAAGTTACTAACGGATAAATAG
- the rpmF gene encoding 50S ribosomal protein L32: MAHPKRKTSKTRRDKRRTHYKAVAPTIAKDSTTGEMHLFHRAHWHEGKLYYRGQVLIDKTEEETAA; this comes from the coding sequence ATGGCACATCCTAAAAGAAAAACATCAAAAACCAGAAGGGACAAAAGAAGAACCCACTACAAAGCAGTTGCGCCAACGATTGCCAAGGACTCAACTACAGGTGAAATGCACTTGTTCCACAGAGCCCACTGGCATGAGGGCAAATTGTACTACAGAGGTCAGGTTTTGATTGACAAAACAGAAGAGGAAACTGCGGCCTAA
- a CDS encoding beta-ketoacyl-ACP synthase III: MKKTTAAITAVGGYVPDFVLSNKVLETMVDTNDEWITTRTGIKERRILKEENAGTSFMAIKAAEDLLQKRGIEASEIDFVLVATATPDMPVASTAAYVASEIGAVNAFAYDLQAACSSFLYGMSTAASYIESGRYKKVLVIGADKMSSIIDYTDRTTCIIFGDGAGAVLFEPNEEGLGLQDEFLRSDGIGRQFLKIDAGGSILPASEETVKNKQHYVFQDGKSVFKFAVSNMADVSALIMERNNLTRDDVQWLAPHQANKRIIDATANRMGLEAEKVLINIDRYGNTTSATLPLLLYDFEKQLKKGDNIIFAAFGGGFTWGSIYLKWAYNS, encoded by the coding sequence ATGAAGAAAACAACAGCAGCAATAACAGCTGTAGGAGGATACGTTCCCGACTTTGTTCTTTCCAATAAGGTTTTGGAAACCATGGTGGATACCAACGATGAATGGATTACCACAAGAACAGGAATCAAGGAGCGAAGAATCTTAAAAGAAGAGAACGCGGGAACATCTTTCATGGCAATCAAAGCTGCGGAAGATTTGCTTCAAAAAAGAGGTATTGAGGCTTCCGAAATAGACTTTGTACTCGTTGCCACCGCCACCCCCGATATGCCTGTCGCTTCCACAGCGGCCTATGTAGCTTCGGAAATTGGTGCGGTAAATGCTTTTGCTTACGATTTACAAGCTGCATGTTCCAGTTTTTTGTACGGGATGTCCACAGCGGCCAGTTATATAGAATCCGGCAGATACAAAAAAGTATTGGTCATTGGGGCCGATAAGATGTCGTCCATTATAGATTATACCGATAGAACAACTTGTATTATTTTTGGAGATGGAGCTGGAGCGGTACTTTTTGAACCCAATGAAGAAGGCTTAGGTTTACAAGATGAGTTTTTGCGCTCGGATGGCATTGGCCGTCAGTTTTTAAAGATTGATGCAGGAGGTTCTATTTTGCCGGCATCAGAAGAAACGGTAAAGAACAAACAGCATTACGTCTTTCAAGACGGGAAGTCTGTTTTTAAATTTGCCGTCTCTAACATGGCCGATGTTTCAGCTTTGATCATGGAGCGGAACAATCTAACAAGAGACGATGTACAATGGTTGGCGCCACACCAAGCCAACAAACGCATTATTGATGCTACGGCTAACAGAATGGGTCTTGAGGCAGAGAAGGTTCTTATTAACATTGACCGATACGGAAACACAACATCCGCCACACTGCCCTTGTTGCTCTATGACTTCGAGAAGCAGTTGAAAAAAGGAGATAATATCATATTCGCCGCCTTTGGAGGAGGTTTTACATGGGGTTCCATTTACTTAAAATGGGCCTATAATTCTTAA
- the accB gene encoding acetyl-CoA carboxylase biotin carboxyl carrier protein codes for MDIKEIQSLIKFVAKSGASEVKLEMEDIKITIRTGSTSSSTPETTIVQQIPVAQAPTAAAPATQAPAATQEAASPAPSDSKKGDDDSKYITIKSPIIGTFYRKPSPDKPPFVEVGSSINKGDVLCVIEAMKLFNDIESEVSGKIVKILVDDSSPVEFDQPLFLVDPS; via the coding sequence ATGGACATTAAGGAAATTCAAAGTTTAATCAAGTTTGTCGCCAAATCGGGCGCCAGTGAGGTGAAGCTGGAAATGGAGGACATTAAGATTACCATTCGAACGGGAAGCACTAGCTCCAGTACACCAGAGACCACCATTGTTCAGCAAATACCCGTAGCCCAAGCCCCAACTGCCGCTGCTCCGGCTACGCAAGCACCTGCGGCAACCCAAGAAGCTGCGTCGCCAGCACCATCTGATTCCAAAAAGGGAGATGATGACTCAAAATACATAACCATCAAATCCCCCATCATAGGAACATTCTATAGAAAACCATCCCCGGACAAACCGCCATTCGTAGAGGTTGGCAGTTCCATCAATAAAGGAGATGTTCTATGTGTGATTGAAGCAATGAAACTTTTTAACGATATTGAATCAGAGGTTTCAGGTAAAATAGTTAAGATATTGGTTGATGATTCCTCTCCTGTTGAGTTTGACCAACCTTTGTTCTTGGTAGACCCATCGTAG
- the accC gene encoding acetyl-CoA carboxylase biotin carboxylase subunit translates to MFKKILIANRGEIALRIIRTCKEMGIKTVAVYSKADEESLHVRFADEAVCIGPPPSSESYLKIPNIIAAAEITNADAIHPGYGFLSENAKFSKICAEHDIKFIGASGEQIEKMGDKATAKETMKKAGVPTVPGSEGLLKDVDHARKEAKKMGYPVMIKATAGGGGKGMRAIWSEEQMEKNFNSAVNEATAAFGNGGMYMEKLIEEPRHIEIQIVGDQYGKACHLSERDCSVQRRHQKLTEETPSPFMTDKLREDMGKAAVKAAEYIKYEGAGTIEFLVDKHRNFYFMEMNTRIQVEHPITEQVVDYDLIREQILVAGGVPISGKNYYPKLHSIECRINAEDPYNDFRPSPGKITTLHTPGGHGVRLDTHVYSGYMIPPNYDSMIAKLITTAQTREEAINKMRRALDEFVIEGVKTTIPFHRQLMDHPDYLAGNYTTKFMEDFEMDPKYQDHH, encoded by the coding sequence ATGTTTAAAAAAATATTGATTGCAAATAGGGGTGAAATTGCCTTGCGGATTATAAGAACCTGTAAGGAAATGGGCATCAAGACTGTTGCCGTTTACTCCAAGGCCGACGAGGAAAGCCTTCATGTCCGCTTTGCCGACGAAGCCGTTTGTATTGGGCCACCACCCAGCAGCGAATCCTATTTAAAGATTCCAAACATTATAGCAGCAGCGGAAATTACCAACGCCGATGCCATTCACCCAGGTTACGGATTCCTTTCCGAAAATGCCAAATTCTCCAAAATATGTGCCGAGCACGATATCAAGTTTATTGGTGCTTCGGGTGAGCAAATTGAGAAAATGGGAGATAAGGCAACCGCCAAGGAAACCATGAAAAAAGCAGGTGTTCCCACGGTTCCCGGTTCCGAAGGTTTGTTGAAAGATGTTGATCATGCCAGAAAAGAAGCCAAAAAAATGGGCTATCCGGTAATGATCAAAGCTACTGCCGGTGGTGGTGGTAAAGGAATGCGCGCCATTTGGTCCGAGGAGCAAATGGAGAAAAACTTCAACAGTGCCGTAAACGAAGCAACCGCTGCCTTTGGCAATGGCGGTATGTACATGGAAAAACTGATCGAAGAACCCCGGCATATCGAAATCCAAATCGTTGGCGACCAGTATGGCAAAGCCTGTCACTTGTCCGAAAGGGATTGTTCCGTACAGCGCAGGCACCAAAAGCTTACCGAAGAAACACCTTCCCCGTTTATGACAGACAAACTCCGTGAAGACATGGGGAAAGCGGCTGTAAAAGCAGCGGAATATATTAAATATGAAGGAGCTGGAACCATCGAGTTTTTGGTGGACAAACACCGAAACTTCTACTTTATGGAAATGAACACCCGTATTCAGGTAGAGCATCCGATTACCGAACAGGTTGTGGACTACGATTTAATCCGTGAGCAGATTTTGGTTGCAGGTGGTGTACCCATCTCGGGAAAAAACTATTATCCAAAATTGCATTCCATTGAGTGCAGGATCAATGCAGAAGATCCCTATAACGACTTTAGGCCATCGCCTGGAAAAATTACCACCTTGCACACCCCTGGTGGACACGGGGTTCGCTTGGACACACATGTGTATAGCGGTTATATGATTCCTCCGAATTATGATTCCATGATCGCCAAGTTGATAACCACAGCACAAACAAGAGAAGAGGCCATCAACAAAATGAGAAGGGCCTTGGACGAATTTGTGATTGAGGGCGTTAAGACTACCATTCCATTCCATCGTCAACTGATGGATCACCCAGATTATTTGGCCGGCAACTACACCACCAAATTCATGGAGGATTTTGAAATGGATCCAAAATATCAAGATCATCATTAA
- a CDS encoding NAD(P)/FAD-dependent oxidoreductase, with protein sequence MELSYWEHKSWFSKVDFTIVGSGIVGINCAIRLKEKYPNSHILILEKGSLPQGASTKNAGFACFGSVSEILSDLEHHTEEEVAQLVQKRRDGIQRLRNLLGDKAIGFELHGSHELFPLEKPQFYKKCLEAVPYLNNLMEPIFAQKPFVTNGNLFGFSNIQEKYITHRLEGQLDTGKMMRSLIQKCLSMGIPILNGILVNDVVESNNGATIVTDDFEFSSKKVFVATNGFASKLLKSETVKPARAQVLITEPIKNLAIKGTFHFDEGYYYFRNIDDRILFGGGRNLDFSTEETTEFGETQIIQDKLEALLRNMILPDHPVKIERKWSGIMGVGNQKSPIVKQISNSIYCGVRLGGMGVALGSLVGKELAELAD encoded by the coding sequence ATGGAATTAAGTTATTGGGAACATAAAAGCTGGTTTTCTAAAGTTGATTTTACCATTGTTGGCAGTGGTATAGTAGGAATTAACTGTGCTATCCGGTTGAAGGAAAAATATCCCAATAGCCACATTTTAATTCTGGAAAAAGGCAGTCTGCCCCAAGGAGCAAGTACCAAAAATGCCGGTTTTGCCTGTTTTGGGAGTGTTTCAGAAATTTTATCCGACCTAGAGCATCATACCGAGGAAGAAGTGGCGCAACTCGTTCAAAAACGGAGGGATGGGATTCAACGTTTGCGAAATCTCCTAGGAGACAAGGCCATCGGTTTTGAATTACATGGAAGCCATGAACTTTTTCCCTTGGAAAAACCTCAGTTCTATAAAAAATGTTTGGAAGCCGTGCCTTACCTCAACAATTTGATGGAGCCTATTTTTGCCCAAAAGCCATTTGTTACCAATGGCAATCTCTTCGGTTTTTCCAATATTCAAGAAAAATATATCACACATCGGCTGGAAGGGCAACTGGATACGGGCAAAATGATGCGTTCTTTGATTCAAAAATGTTTGTCCATGGGGATTCCTATTTTAAATGGGATTCTAGTAAATGATGTGGTTGAATCGAATAATGGAGCTACTATCGTAACGGATGACTTTGAGTTTTCGTCCAAAAAAGTATTTGTGGCCACCAATGGTTTTGCCTCCAAACTATTAAAATCGGAAACCGTGAAACCTGCCAGGGCGCAAGTTCTGATTACGGAGCCTATCAAAAACTTAGCTATCAAGGGCACTTTTCATTTTGACGAAGGGTATTATTATTTCCGAAATATTGATGATAGAATTCTATTTGGCGGTGGAAGAAACCTTGATTTTTCCACCGAGGAAACCACCGAGTTCGGAGAAACCCAAATTATTCAGGACAAGCTCGAAGCATTGCTCCGCAATATGATTTTACCTGATCATCCTGTAAAAATTGAACGCAAATGGAGCGGCATTATGGGTGTGGGCAACCAAAAATCACCTATAGTGAAACAAATATCCAATTCCATCTACTGTGGTGTCCGTTTGGGCGGTATGGGTGTGGCACTCGGCAGTCTTGTGGGCAAGGAGTTGGCCGAATTGGCTGACTAA
- a CDS encoding ABC transporter ATP-binding protein, producing MLLQLNNIFKWVNSGGQRFFLLKDINLEVEEGEFISIMGPSGSGKSTLLNVIGMLDTFDEGEYNFMDESVHSLKEKHRSNLYKQYIGFVFQSYHLLDELTVKENLEMPLIYKKIKGSERKAMVADMLDRFNIVGKKDLFPAQLSGGQQQLVGVARALISNPKLILADEPTGNLNSKQGEEIMELFKQLNEEGVTIIQVTHSEKNAEYGSRIINLLDGRMV from the coding sequence ATGCTTTTACAACTCAACAACATATTCAAATGGGTCAACTCTGGTGGCCAACGTTTTTTTTTGCTGAAAGACATTAATTTGGAAGTAGAAGAAGGAGAATTTATCTCTATTATGGGGCCATCAGGTTCTGGAAAATCCACTTTGCTCAATGTTATCGGGATGCTCGATACTTTTGATGAGGGGGAATACAATTTTATGGACGAATCCGTCCATTCGCTCAAAGAAAAACACCGATCCAATCTGTACAAACAATACATTGGCTTTGTATTTCAATCCTACCATTTGTTGGATGAACTTACCGTAAAGGAAAACTTGGAAATGCCGCTTATCTATAAAAAAATCAAAGGGTCGGAGCGTAAGGCCATGGTTGCCGATATGCTGGACCGCTTTAACATTGTGGGCAAGAAAGACCTTTTTCCTGCACAATTGAGCGGCGGCCAACAACAATTGGTCGGGGTTGCCCGGGCATTGATTTCCAATCCAAAATTGATTTTGGCCGACGAACCCACTGGTAACTTGAATTCCAAACAAGGAGAGGAAATCATGGAATTGTTCAAACAACTGAATGAAGAGGGAGTGACCATAATTCAAGTGACCCACTCCGAGAAAAATGCCGAATACGGCTCAAGAATCATTAATTTATTGGATGGAAGAATGGTTTGA
- a CDS encoding ABC transporter permease: MLKNNIKIAWRSLKKQPFFTFINTFGLAIGMAGGLLLGLYIYDELNHDTMFADADRIHRVNADLKFGGVENQFAEVSAPMAQAMLNDIPEVELTTRFRNVGSVFIRPQGTESNVKELSVAYVDSTFFKMFGLKLLYGDERSALKEPNALVMTKTAAEKHFSTNKAIGQTVLLNDNEVYRVTGVIDDMPKNSFLKDRGLFLAMSGYEDAQLAEWGSHNYYTFIKLLPGTKAGDIQDRLQNMVGKYLIPYVQTFFPGITEQQFIDSGNYMYYTTIPLTDIHLYSGRNPEFSAVSDIKNVYILSAIALILLVLASVNFMNLSTAHSLKRAKEVGIRKTLGSQRSGLIGQFLTESGLISLGSMCLALLMAMAILPLFNELSGKELALPLHHIGFWAVLVLAAMLLGLVSGTYPAFFMSRFVAAKVLKGQGGSAIGGERVRNVLVVLQFSISVFLILGTLVVFQQLQYIQGKNLGYAKNQVLVINGVNALEGKKKAFKEEVMQINQVQSASLSSFLPTPSARTNSSFMRAEDRSQEKTINMQQWNVDEDYLSTIDISLVSGRNFDIGRFATDSTSIILNEKAVAVMGKTPQNVLGTQLIDNFDDGTLLTVVGVVKNFHFESLRNEVEALGFFYGAGGASRLAIKLSEGDVSRTISEIEGIWSKLAPSQPFEHYFMDDSFNTSYEAEQRLGKIFMVFTILSIFIACLGLLGLAAFNAQKRVKEIGVRKVLGAGVGQIAYRLSMDFLKLVGVAIVVALPLGWFAMDRWLQDFSYRIDIPWWSFPLAALIAVTIAVLTVSYQSIKAAIVNPVKSLRTE, translated from the coding sequence ATGCTCAAGAACAACATCAAAATAGCCTGGAGAAGCCTTAAAAAACAGCCATTCTTCACTTTTATCAACACCTTTGGATTAGCTATAGGAATGGCTGGTGGGCTTTTGCTCGGGCTCTATATCTATGACGAACTGAACCATGACACTATGTTTGCCGATGCAGATCGTATCCATAGGGTCAACGCAGACCTTAAATTTGGCGGAGTCGAAAACCAGTTTGCCGAGGTGTCCGCTCCTATGGCCCAAGCCATGCTCAATGACATTCCCGAAGTGGAACTTACCACAAGGTTCAGGAACGTTGGGAGTGTCTTTATTAGACCTCAGGGAACTGAAAGCAATGTAAAGGAACTTTCGGTTGCCTATGTAGACTCCACTTTCTTTAAAATGTTCGGGTTAAAGCTTTTATACGGCGATGAACGTTCTGCCTTGAAAGAACCAAATGCCTTGGTCATGACCAAGACAGCTGCCGAAAAACATTTTTCCACAAATAAGGCCATTGGGCAAACAGTGTTGTTGAACGACAATGAAGTATATCGGGTAACCGGGGTGATAGACGATATGCCCAAGAACTCGTTCCTAAAAGATCGTGGCCTTTTTCTGGCTATGTCAGGTTATGAAGATGCACAATTGGCTGAATGGGGAAGCCACAATTACTACACATTCATCAAGTTGTTGCCTGGAACAAAAGCTGGGGACATTCAAGATAGACTGCAAAATATGGTCGGGAAATACTTGATTCCCTATGTCCAGACATTCTTCCCCGGAATTACGGAACAACAGTTCATTGATTCTGGCAACTACATGTACTACACCACCATACCCTTGACAGATATCCATTTGTATTCGGGAAGAAACCCGGAGTTCAGTGCTGTGAGCGACATCAAGAACGTTTATATTCTTTCGGCCATCGCGCTGATTCTCCTTGTTTTGGCCAGTGTCAACTTCATGAACCTTTCTACTGCACATTCCCTCAAAAGAGCTAAGGAAGTGGGCATTCGGAAGACCCTGGGTTCCCAAAGAAGCGGGCTGATAGGACAGTTTTTGACCGAGTCGGGGCTTATTTCACTAGGTTCCATGTGCTTGGCTTTACTGATGGCCATGGCAATTCTTCCTTTGTTCAACGAATTGTCCGGAAAAGAACTGGCCCTTCCCTTGCACCATATTGGTTTTTGGGCCGTACTTGTATTGGCCGCAATGCTTCTAGGGCTTGTTTCAGGGACTTATCCCGCTTTTTTCATGTCCCGATTTGTGGCCGCCAAGGTGCTCAAAGGGCAGGGAGGGAGTGCCATTGGCGGGGAACGGGTCAGAAATGTACTGGTCGTACTCCAGTTTTCCATTTCCGTGTTCTTGATATTGGGCACATTGGTGGTCTTCCAGCAATTGCAGTATATCCAGGGCAAAAACTTGGGGTATGCCAAAAACCAAGTTTTGGTGATCAACGGTGTGAATGCTCTTGAAGGGAAAAAGAAGGCTTTCAAGGAAGAGGTGATGCAGATCAACCAAGTGCAAAGTGCCTCCTTGAGCAGTTTTTTGCCCACTCCTTCCGCACGGACCAACAGCTCGTTCATGAGGGCCGAGGACCGAAGCCAAGAGAAGACCATCAATATGCAACAATGGAATGTGGATGAGGACTATCTCTCAACTATTGACATTTCATTGGTTTCTGGAAGAAATTTTGACATTGGCCGTTTTGCCACTGATTCAACAAGCATCATCCTAAATGAAAAGGCTGTGGCCGTTATGGGCAAGACACCTCAAAATGTGTTGGGCACCCAACTTATCGACAATTTTGATGATGGTACCCTGCTGACCGTGGTGGGGGTGGTCAAAAACTTTCATTTTGAATCGCTCCGCAACGAAGTCGAGGCCCTTGGGTTTTTCTATGGAGCTGGTGGGGCGAGCAGATTGGCCATAAAGCTCAGTGAAGGCGACGTGTCCCGTACCATTTCCGAAATTGAGGGGATTTGGTCGAAATTGGCCCCTTCTCAACCTTTTGAGCACTATTTTATGGACGATTCCTTCAACACCAGTTATGAAGCAGAGCAACGTTTGGGCAAAATCTTCATGGTATTTACCATTTTATCCATCTTTATTGCCTGTTTGGGCCTACTCGGGCTCGCAGCATTCAATGCGCAAAAACGTGTAAAGGAAATTGGGGTTCGCAAAGTACTGGGTGCTGGTGTTGGACAAATTGCCTATCGTCTCTCCATGGATTTTTTGAAACTTGTGGGTGTTGCTATAGTTGTGGCACTCCCCTTAGGATGGTTTGCCATGGACCGATGGTTGCAGGATTTCTCATACCGGATAGACATTCCTTGGTGGTCCTTTCCGTTGGCGGCTTTGATAGCTGTGACCATTGCGGTGCTTACGGTGAGTTATCAAAGTATAAAGGCGGCCATTGTAAACCCTGTTAAAAGTTTAAGAACCGAATAA
- a CDS encoding ABC transporter permease: MFKNYLKIAWRNLTKNKAYTIINVGGLALGMAVALIIGLWITDELSHNNYFAHKNQIAQIYQSQTVNGETGTGPAIPRPLEKAFRDGYMDNFKHLVMCSWNTSQYLKYKETNISRDGNFMQREAPEMLDLKILKGEKDGVREINSIMLNESTANALFGDEDPIGKTIEVNSQYDMMVTAVYEDIPFNNTFNDTEFIMPWDKYVSINEWIKNAEDQWGNNSFQMFVQIADNTTMESVTSKIGEVKQELNENSREFNTQLFLFPMKDWYLRSRFENGKQVGGRIKYVWLFGIIGAFVLLLACINFMNLSTARSEKRAKEVGIRKSIGSQRGQLINQFLGESFLVVLFAYALAIFIVVLSLSGFNDLARKEIDFPWSSIGFWLASLAFILFTALLAGSYPALYLSSFRPVDVLKGTFKAGKHSGLPRKILVVVQFTVSVAFIIGTVIVMQQINHAKNRPVGYDKEGLVQVPTMSQDFTGKFELMREEFINSGAVIEMSTSSSPTTNIWSNRSGWTWEGKPEGFQEDLAWTEVSPEYAKSLNLKIVAGRNFSREFASDSTAVLLNETAVKYMGLKDPIGKLLIDEDAENPSDPLKIIGVVQDMIAQSPYEPVKQGMYVFDRYGNGSYYNMRLNPEQSASQNIAVIERVFKEHFPSIPFQYDFVDDEYGEKFATEERIGQLSGIFTALAILISCLGLFGLTSFVAEQRTKEIGVRKVLGASVFNVWNMLSKDFLKLVIISCFIAVPIAYYVMNGWLQEYPYRVILKWWIFALAMLGALAVTILTVSFQAIKAARTDPARSLRTE; the protein is encoded by the coding sequence ATGTTTAAAAATTATCTAAAGATTGCCTGGAGGAACCTTACCAAGAACAAGGCCTATACAATTATCAATGTTGGTGGTCTTGCTTTGGGTATGGCCGTGGCCCTTATTATTGGTTTGTGGATCACGGACGAACTGAGCCACAACAACTATTTTGCCCATAAAAACCAAATTGCTCAAATTTACCAATCGCAGACCGTAAATGGGGAAACAGGGACTGGACCCGCTATCCCACGTCCGTTGGAAAAAGCCTTCAGGGACGGCTATATGGACAATTTTAAGCATTTGGTGATGTGCTCCTGGAATACTTCCCAATACCTGAAATACAAGGAAACGAATATTTCCAGAGACGGAAACTTTATGCAGCGCGAAGCCCCCGAAATGTTGGACCTGAAAATATTGAAAGGTGAAAAGGACGGGGTTCGAGAAATCAATTCCATTATGTTGAACGAATCGACAGCCAATGCCCTTTTTGGAGACGAAGATCCTATTGGAAAGACCATAGAGGTCAATAGTCAATACGACATGATGGTAACCGCAGTATACGAGGATATTCCTTTTAACAATACCTTCAATGATACTGAATTCATTATGCCTTGGGACAAATATGTTTCCATCAATGAATGGATTAAAAATGCTGAAGATCAGTGGGGGAACAACTCCTTCCAAATGTTTGTACAAATAGCGGACAACACGACCATGGAATCCGTTACCTCCAAAATCGGCGAGGTAAAACAAGAACTTAACGAAAACTCAAGGGAATTCAACACGCAATTGTTTTTGTTCCCGATGAAGGATTGGTATTTACGATCGCGCTTTGAAAACGGAAAACAAGTGGGCGGTAGAATCAAATACGTATGGCTATTTGGGATTATCGGAGCTTTTGTTCTTTTGCTGGCGTGCATCAATTTTATGAATTTGAGTACGGCCCGTTCCGAAAAGAGAGCTAAAGAAGTTGGCATTAGAAAATCCATTGGGTCGCAACGCGGCCAACTGATCAATCAATTTTTGGGAGAATCCTTTTTAGTGGTTTTATTTGCCTATGCATTGGCCATCTTTATTGTAGTCCTATCCTTGAGCGGGTTCAATGATCTAGCTAGAAAAGAAATCGACTTCCCTTGGTCATCTATAGGTTTTTGGCTTGCCTCATTAGCCTTTATATTGTTCACAGCACTTTTGGCGGGCAGTTATCCGGCACTTTATTTATCTTCATTTAGGCCGGTAGATGTTTTAAAGGGCACCTTTAAAGCAGGAAAACACTCAGGATTGCCTCGTAAGATATTGGTGGTGGTACAATTTACGGTTTCAGTGGCCTTCATCATCGGAACGGTGATCGTGATGCAACAGATCAACCATGCCAAAAACAGACCTGTGGGTTACGATAAAGAAGGCTTGGTACAAGTGCCGACCATGAGTCAAGATTTTACCGGAAAGTTTGAATTGATGCGGGAAGAATTTATCAATTCGGGAGCGGTCATCGAAATGTCGACCTCCAGCAGCCCAACAACAAATATATGGTCCAACCGTAGCGGTTGGACATGGGAAGGCAAACCCGAAGGTTTTCAAGAAGACCTGGCTTGGACCGAAGTATCCCCGGAATATGCCAAAAGTCTCAATTTAAAGATTGTGGCAGGAAGAAATTTTTCCAGAGAGTTTGCTTCCGATTCAACAGCTGTACTTCTTAATGAAACAGCCGTAAAATATATGGGACTCAAAGACCCCATTGGGAAACTCCTTATAGATGAGGATGCTGAAAATCCAAGTGATCCTTTGAAAATCATTGGAGTGGTTCAGGATATGATTGCCCAATCCCCCTACGAGCCCGTTAAACAAGGCATGTACGTATTCGACAGATATGGTAACGGCTCCTATTACAATATGAGATTGAACCCAGAACAAAGTGCGAGCCAGAATATCGCTGTCATCGAAAGAGTTTTCAAAGAGCATTTTCCAAGCATTCCTTTTCAATACGACTTTGTGGACGATGAATATGGTGAAAAATTTGCCACCGAAGAACGCATTGGTCAATTATCGGGAATTTTTACGGCTCTTGCCATTCTGATCAGTTGTTTGGGATTATTTGGGTTGACTTCCTTTGTGGCGGAACAGCGCACCAAGGAAATAGGGGTGCGCAAAGTACTTGGAGCTTCGGTGTTCAATGTATGGAACATGTTGTCCAAGGACTTTTTAAAACTCGTCATTATCTCCTGTTTTATTGCCGTACCCATTGCCTATTATGTAATGAACGGATGGTTACAGGAGTATCCCTATCGTGTGATACTTAAATGGTGGATTTTTGCCCTTGCCATGCTGGGAGCCCTGGCCGTAACCATTCTCACCGTGAGCTTTCAGGCAATCAAAGCAGCACGGACCGATCCTGCCCGGAGTTTGCGTACAGAATAA